The Microbacterium oleivorans genome contains the following window.
GTGCGCTCTCCGTCGCCCGTGAGCATCCTGTCAGCTCTCCAGCGCGGGGTGAACCCGACGGCGGCGGGTGCTCGCCGGCTCTTGACAGACGGCTCCTCTGGGTGAGAACGTTTACAGCATCCGATGATGGAAACGTTTACAATCGCTCGAAGGAGAGCCATGGTCCGCGTCACGATCACGCAGGTCGCCGCCCGCGCCGGCGTCTCCGTCGCCAGCGCCTCGCGAGCACTCAACGGTCTGATCGCGAGTCCCGAGACCGCCGCGAAGGTGCGCGCCGCTGCGCGCGAGCTGGGGTACGTCGCCGACGCGACGGCCCAGTCGCTCAAGCGCGGACGCACCCTGCAGCTCGGCTACGCCGTCGCCGACATCGGCAACCCGGTCTACGTCGAGATGATGGCCGCGATCGAGCAGGTGGTGTCGGCATCCGGCTACCGGCTGCTGCTGTCGTCGACCGGAACCGGGTCGTCGTCGGTCGACGTCGTCCGCGACCTCGGCCGCGGCTACGTCGACGGGCTGATCCTCTCGCCCCTCCGCGTGACCGACGAGCTGCTGACCGCCCTGGCCGCGGCCCCCATCCCGTTCGTCGTGCTGGGCCGACTGCCCGCCTCGGCCGCGTTCGACACCGTGCGCGCCGACTCGCCCACGGCCATGCGGCTCGTCGTCGATCACCTCGTCGGCGAGGGGCGCCGCGACATCGTCTTCGTCAACGGCCCCGCCGACACGACGCCGGGTGCCATGCGACGCGACGGCTTCATCGCCGCCGCGCGCGCGTACGACGAGCTGCGCACCCGCCATGTCGACGCAGCCGACTTCACCATCGCCGCCGGATACGACGCGGCGCTTCCGCTCCTCGACCGGCCCGACCGGCCGGAGGCGGTGGTCGCTGCGAACGACCTCATCGGAGTCGGCGTGCTCCGCGCCGCCGAGGATCTCGGCCTGCGCGTCCCGAGCGACCTCGCCGTGACCGGACTGGACAACACCGAGCTCGCCGAGGTCGTGCGCCCCGGCCTCACCAGCGTCGACCTCGGTGCCAAGGAACGCGGGCGCGCCGCCGCCGAGATGCTGCTCGCGCGCATCGCCGACTCCGCGCGGCCGCCGCAGTCGGTGACGGTGCCGCCCGCACTGGTCGTGCGCGGCTCCTCGTCGGCGTCGGCCCCGTCCGCGCTCCGCCGTCTCGACCCCCTCGACGAAGAGAGAGCCCACGGATGACCACGCTCGAAAGGACGAAGGCGTCCTCGCGCCCACCCCGTGTCCGGACGATCGGACCGCGGGCCCGCGCTCAGCGCACCGAGGCGATCGCGCTCGTCGCGCCGGCGCTTCTGCCGATCATCATCTTCTCCGTCATCCCGTTGGTGAGCGGAGTGCTCCTGGGATTCACGGATGCCACGCTCGCGCGGAACGCCGAAGTCGGTTTCGTCGGCCTCGACAACTTCGTCGAGCTCGCGGGCGACCGTCGGTTCTGGCAGTCGTTCGGCATCGGCGTCGTCTGGGCCGGATCGGTCGCGCTGCTCACGCTCGTGAGTGCGATGGGACTCGCCCTGCTGCTCAACAGCAACCTGCGGCTCAAGGGCCTCACGCGGGTGCTGGCCCTCATCCCGTGGGCGATGCCGCCGGTGGTCATCGCGATCGTGTGGCGCATGATCTACAACCCGAACTCGGGCCCGCTGAACGGCGTGCTCGGCTGGCTCGGCATCCCGGGCGTCAACTGGCTCGGCGACTTCTCCACCGCACTGCCCGCCGTGATCGTCGTCGGCGTCTGGGCCGGCATCCCGCAGACCACCGTGCTGCTGCTCGCCGGCATGCAGTCCATCGCACCCGAGCAGCACGAGGCCGCAGCCGTCGACGGGGCGGGCGCGGGTCGCCGCTTCTGGCACGTGACGCTGCCCGCCCTGCGGCCGGTGATCATCGCCGTGACGGCGCTCGACTTCATCTGGCAGTTCAACTCGTTCGGTCTCATCTACGTGCTGACCGAGGGCGGCCCGGGCGGCCGCACGATGATCCCGCCGCTGTTCACCTACCTCGAGGCGTTCCGCAACCGCGAGATCGGATACGCCTCGGCGATGGGCAACGTGCTGGTCGTGGCGATCCTGGTGATCCTCTCGCTCTACCTGATCAACCAGTTCCGCCAGAACAAGGGGGCACGGTCGTGACCGCGAAGCGCCCCCTGTACGCGACCGTCCTGATGTACCTCGCCCTCGCGAGCTACCTGATCTTCCTCGGGTTCCCGCTGTTGTGGCTGCTGTCGGCGTCGTTCAAGTCGACGCGGGAGCTCAACTCGCTCGCGGTGAACCTCATCCCGCAGCAGTGGGACTTCGGCAACTACATCGCGGCGCTCGAGCGGCAGAACCTCATCACCGCGGCGGGCAACTCGATGCTCGTGTCGATCGTGACGATGATCGTCGCGGTGCTGCTGTCGATGCCGATGGCGTACGCCCTCGCGCGCTTGAAGGGCAGGCTGCGTGCGGCGGGCACGGTCTGGATCCTCGTGAGCCAGGTGTTCCCGACGATCCTCATCATCATCCCGCTGTTCCTGGTGCTGCGGAGCCTGCAGCTGAACGACACCCTCTTCGGCCTCATCCTCGTGTACGTCACGTTCACGATGCCCTTCACGCTCTGGATGCTGCAGGGCTACGTCGCGGCCATCCCGCCCGAGCTCGAAGAGGCCGCCGAGATGGACGGGGCGGGGCGGTTCACGATCCTGCGGACCGTCATCCTGCCGCTGCTCGTGCCCGGCCTCGTCGCGACGGCGATGTTCACGTTCGTCTCGGCGTGGAACGAGTTCTTCCTCGCTCTCGTGCTCATCCAGAGCCCCGAGCTCTACACCCTGCCCATCGCGCTGCGCTCGTTCCTCGGCGCCGAGGGGCAGACGCAGCTGGGGCCGTTGGCCGCCGGCGCGATCCTGGCGACGATCCCCTCGCTCATCATCTTCGGGATCCTGCAGAAGAAGCTCACCGGCGGCATGCTCGCCGGTGCCGTCAAGGGCTGACCTCCCCGCGACGACGAAACCATGAGAACCAGAAAGGCCAGACCATGAGAAGAATCCGCGGCATCGGCGCCGTCGCATTCGTGGGCATCGCAGCCATCGCGCTCGCGGGTTGCCAGCAGGGCAGCGCGAACAGCGGTGGGACGGACGGCGACGTCGTCACCCTCCAGTTCCAGTCGCTGTCGGACCAGCCGGCGACGCAGGCGGCGATCAGCGAGATCGTCGACGCGTGGAACGCCGAGCACGACGACGTCCAGGTGAAGATCATCCAGGCCGGATGGGACGGGACGTACGACAAGCTGATCACCCAGTTCTCGGGTGGCACCGCGCCCGACATCATCCACTTCGAGGCGAGCTCGATCGTGTCGTTCGCGGCCGACGGCTACCTCGCCGACCTGACCGATCTCATCGACCCCGACCTGAAGTCCGACATCTCGGACGGCATCTGGGAGTCGGTGACGCACGACGGTCAGATCGTCGCCTACCCCTCCACCCTGCAGTCGTACATGGCGTTCGCGAACGCCGACCTGCTGGCCGAGGCCGGCGTCGAGGTGCCCACCGGCGACACGATGACGTGGGAGCAGCTGCAGCAGATCGCGAAGGCGACGACCACGGCCGATCACTACGGCCTCGGCTGGGGGCTCGGGTCGCCGACGGCCACCATCATGAGCCTCTCGCTCGGCTTCGACGGCGGCTACTTCGACGGCGAGGGCGATGACGTCACGGTCGAGGTCGGCGACGACGAGCTCGCGGTTCCGGAGCGCATCCACGAGATGGCCTACACCGACCGGTCGATCGACCCGACCTCGCTCACGCAGTCGGGTTCCGACGTGCTGCCGTCGTTCTACGGCGGCAAGGTCGCTCTGACCGTTCAGGGATCCTTCCAGGCGGCCAACATCGCCGCCGACGCCCCGGAGGGACTCAACTGGGTCGCGCTGCCGCCGCTGGAAGGGTCGGCCGGTGCCGTCCAGGCGGCGAACCCGCAGACCTACTCGGTGAACATCGATTCGGAGCACGTGGACGAGTCGGCGGAGTTCCTGAACTTCTTCATGGACGGCGAGAACCTCGCGAAGATCGCGTACGCCGACGCGCTCATCCCCTCATCGGGAGCCGCGCGGACCCAGGTCGCCGAGCTCGCCGGCGACGACGCCGCCTGGCAGCAGGTGCTCGCATCGGGCGAGGGACTCGAGGGCCCGCCGTTCCTCAAGGTGTCGAAGTACACCGAGTGGAAGGACACCATCGCGACGCCCGCCTTCCAGCAGTACCTGGCCGACCAGATCGACCGCGACGAGCTCGCGGCCCAGCTGACCGACGGCTGGGCAGACGTCGCCGGCTGACGGACTCGCGGGGGCGGGTCGACCGACGGCCCGCCCCCATCACACGCTCGAACGAAGAGAGGGACGTAATGGACGTGTTGCACGATCGGGTGGCAGCAGTACTGGCGGGAGCCGCCGTGGGCGATGCGCTCGGCGGTGCGACCGAGGGATGGACCCCCGAGCAGATCGAGGAGCGGCACGGTGGACGTGTCGAGGGGATCGTCGGTCCCTTCCTGCCCGACTGGCGCACGGCTCGCCCGATCGCGCCGTACCACAAGGGCGACGGGCACGTCACGGACGACACCCTCATGACCCACGCGCTCATCGAGGTCTACGCCAAGCAGCGTCGGCACCTCGACGCCTACGACGTCGCGAGCGACCTCGTGCCCCTCATGATGGGGGAGCGCCGGTGGATCCCCGAGCTCGAGGACGAGGCGCTCATCCTGCAGCGCGTCTTCCTCGCCGAGAAGTGGCTTGTGACGAAGCTGCATTACGGCCACGCCGACCCCCGCGAAGCCGGCGTCGGAAACGTCGTCAACTGCGGCGCCACGATGTACATGGCACCCGTCGGACTCGTCCACATCGGCGACCCGCGCGGTGCCTACGCCGAGGCGATCGACATCACCGGCGCCCACCAGTGGTCGTACGGTCGCGAGGCCGCGGGCGTGTTCGCCGCCGCGATCGCGGCATCCGCCGTCCCCGGCGCCACGGTCGACGACGTCCGCCGCGCGGTGCTGGACGTCGCGCACGACGGCACCGCCGCCGCCATCCGCGCCGTGTTCGACGCCGTCGACGCCTTCCGCGCCTCCGGCGGGTCGGACGAGCCGCGCGAGCTCGGTCGTGTCGTCCGCGCGGCGGTCAGACCGTTCGACACCGTGGGCGATGCGTACCGGTCACCGGCGATGGACGCCCGGCTGCCGTCGCGCACCAAGGCCATCGAGGAGCTTCCCGTCGCGCTCGGCTTCGTCGTCGCTCACGACGGCGACCTGCGTGCCGCGGTGCTGGACGCCGTGAACTACGGCCGTGACTCCGACTCGATCGCGACGATGGCCGGCGCCATCTGCGGCGGCCTGCACGGCGGTGCAGCGGTGCCCGAGCAGTGGCTGAGCGAGGTCGTGACCGCGAGCCGCCTCGACTTCGACGGTGTCGTCACGACGATGGTCGAGGTGGTGCGCGACGTCGCGCGCGCCGACGCCGAGCGTGCCGCTGCCCGGGCCGAGGCGCTGTCGGTCCTGCTGTCGGCGGAGGCCGTGGCGTGAGGCTGACCTGGGCCCAACCCGAAGACCTCGTGCCGGCCGAGTTCGCCGCGCTGCGCGAGCAGGGCGTGCCCGATCACGAGTTGTCGGCGATCGAACGGCGCTGGGCGGATGCCGGCGGTGCGACCGTGCTGGCACCCTCGGGAGCGAGCGCCACGCCGGCGTCGGCCGAGGTGCGAGCGGAGGCGCGCCGCGTGCTCGACGAGCTGCAGACGCTGCAGCGGCCGAGCGCGGACGAGCCCGACGACTGGGCGACGATCGTCGCGCTGCTGCCCGCTCCGGCGAAGCCGGACGGGGCCGGGGGCGGTGCCTCGTTCGACCGCGTGCACGGCGCATGGCTCGGACGGTCGGCCGGATGCCTGCTCGGCAAGCCCGTCGAGAAGATCCCCCGAGCGGGCATCGAGCAGATCGCCCGCGCCACCGGAAACTGGCCGATCCGCGGCTACTTCACCGCTCAGGGTCTGCCGACGGAGGTCGCGAAGCGCTGGCCGTGGAACCGACGCTCGGCACCGACCTCGCTCGTCGAGAACATCGACGGGATGCCCGAGGACGACGACCTCAACTTCCCGATCCTCGCGCTCGACCTGCTCGAGCAGCACGGCGGCGCGCTCACCACGGACCACGTCGCCGAGGCCTGGCTCGCCGCCCTGCCCGCGGGTCGCGTCTTCACGGCCGAGCGCGCCGCGTACCGCAACATCCTCGACGCGCGTCCGGTGCCCGAGACCGCGACCCACCGCAATCCGTTCCGCGAGTGGATCGGCGCCCTCATCCGTGCCGACGTGCACGGGTGGGCCCACCCCGGCGACGTGCGGGCCGCGGCGCATTCGGCGTGGATCGACGCGCGGCTCAGCCACACCCGCAACGGACTGTACGGCGCCATGTGGGCCGCCGCCCTGTGCGCGGCATCGCTGGTCGCCGACTCGATGGACGACGTGCTGGATGCGGCAGACGCGATCGTGCCGCCCGCGTCGCGGCTGGCCCGCGCCGTACGGTTCGGGCGCGAGACCGGCCGGGCGCTCGCATCGGGTGAGCTCACGACCGCGGACTCCCTCGACGCTCTGCACGCCGAGTATGAGTGCATGCACTGGGTGCACACGCTGAACAATGCCGCGCTCACCGCATGCGCCCTGCAGGCACACGGTCGCGACTTCGGCTCGGCCGTCGCGCTCGCCGTCGCCGGGGGATGGGACACCGACTCGGTCGGCGCGACCGTGGGCTCGGTCGTCGGCGGGCTCGTCGGCTCGGACGACATAGATCCGGCGTGGACCGCACCACTCCATGATCGCATCGCGACCTCCATGCCCGGCGGACCGCACCGGTCGATCCGCGAGCTCGCCGAGCGGACGGCCTCCCTCGCGGAGGAGACCTCGTGAGCGTCGTCGTCGTCGGCAGCATCAATCAGGACATCGTCGCGCGGGTCGCCCGCATCCCGGCTCCGGGCGAGACGCTGCTCGCCGAGTCGCTCGTGCGCAGCGGCGGGGGCAAGGGCGCCAATCAGGCCGTCGGCGCCCGACGGGCGGGTGGGGCAGACGTCGCGTTCGTCGGTGCCGTGGGAACGGACGCTGCGGGCGAAACGCTGCGGTCGGCTCTCGTCACCGACGGCATCGACGTCTCGGGCCTGCTGCGGGTCGACGGGGTGACCGGGACCGCCCTCATCTCGGTCGACGCGCACGGAGAGAACGCGATCGTCGTCGCCGCCGGTGCCAATGCGGCCCGTGACACGCTGACCGACACGCAGCGTGCGGCCGTGGCGTCGGCAACGGTCGTCCTCACGCAGCTCGAGATCCCGGTGGCTCTCGTGCGGGATGCCGCGGCGGCGCGAGCCGACGGAGCGTGGCACGTGCTCAACGCCGCGCCGTCCGCGCCTTTCGCCTCCGCCCGTGCGGAGCTGCTCGCGGCCACCGATGTGCTGGTCGTGAACGAGCACGAGGCCCGCGAGGCGGCGGGCGCCGATGATCTCGACGAGGCCGTCGGCGCACTCGCGGCGGCCGTCGGCGTACTCGTGGTCACCCTCGGCGCTCGGGGCTGCCTGGTCGTCTGTGGCACCGATCGTGCCGAGGTGCCGGCCTACGCCGTGACGCCGGTCGACACGACGGGCGCCGGCGACACCTTCTGCGGCGTGCTGGCCGCGGCGCTCGCCGCCTCGGGCCGCCGCCCCGACACCGTCGACCTCGACCTGCTCGTGGATGCCGCGCGCGCCGGCGCCGCCGCTTCTGCTCTCGCCGTCACCCGCCCGGGCGCCCAGGACGCCGTTCCCACGAGCGACGAGGTCGTCGCCTTTCAGAAGGAGAACCAGCCGTGAGCGGTGGATTCGACCCTCTCGTCCCCCGCGGAATCGACCTCCCGACACCGGTTCCCCTCGATGTCGACGTGCGCTCGGGCGACGCGGCGGCCGTGCTCGACGACGCGAAGATCTTCGTCGCACCGACCGATCCGGCCGACCTCGACGCGTGGCGCGCGCAGCTCACGGCATGGCGGGAGGGCGCCCGCGCACGACACGGCGTGCCGACCCGCTACGACGATCCCGAGTCGGCCTGGGCGAGCCGGTGCTTCACCGTCGCGCAGGTCTGGCTGTGGGACGAGCTGTTCTTCGACTTCGACGCGCAGCGCTTCACCCCCGAGCGCTTCCTCGCCGACGCGCGGCGACGGTTCGGCGGCCTCGACGGCATCGTTCTCTGGCACGCCTATCCCGTGATCGGCATCGACGACCGCAATCAATGGGACTTCTACGCCGTTCCGGGGCTCGCGGAGGCTGCCCAGGCTCTGCGCGCCGCCGGGGTAGCAGTGTTCGTCGACTACAACCCGTGGGACGTCGGCACGCGGCGCTCCGGCGACGACGCCACCGAGCTCGCCGCGACCGTGCGGCGTCTCGCGGCCGACGGCGTCTTCCTCGACACGCTGCGCAAGGCCGATCCCGACCTCGTCGCCGCCCTGGACGCCGCACGTCCGGGCATCGGACTCGAGGGCGAGTCGAAACTCGCGACCGAGCGCATCGCCGACCACACCCTGTCGTGGGCGCAGTGGTTCGCCGACTCGGAGGTGCCCGGGGTGCTGCGCGCCCGCTGGTTCGAGCGCCGTCACATGCAGCACCACATCCGCCGCTGGCACCGCGATCACGCGGAAGAGCTGCGATCGGCCTGGCTCAACGGCGTCGGCGTCATGGTGTGGGAGGTCGTCTTCGGCGTCTGGGTCGGCTGGAACGACCGTGATGCCGCGACGCTCCGGCGCATGCTGCCCGTGCAGCGCGGCATGCACCGCTGGCTGGTCGAGGGGGAGTGGACGCCGCTCGCGGTGCACGAGGCCCCGGTGTTCGGCTCGGCCTTCGAGCTCGACGGCGTGACCCTGCTGTGCCTCGTCAATACGTCGGGGGCTGACGTCGAGGTCGGCCTCGAGCCCGGCGGTCGATACGTGCCGCTGCACGAGGCGGCCGACGAGGTGACGTCGGTGACCGTGCCCGCCGGTGGCGTCGCCGCCGTCGTGCGGATGTCCGCGGAGACCGCCGAGCCGGCGCCCGTCGCCGAGGTGAGAGCGGCGCTGCGCGACGAGTCGCCCGCGGCGGATGCCTCGTTCCCGCATCGCCGGGCGCGACGCCTCGCGGCCCCGGTCTGGACCGGACCCCGGAGCGACGCGGCAGCGAGCGAGGACGTGTCGACCGTCACGGTGCCCCGCGGCTCACGTGTGCTGACCGTGCGCTTCCGCGCCCGCGAGACCGGGATGTACGAGGGCGCGCCCTACGTCGACGAGTGGAAGCCGTTGCCGCCGCGACTGCACGATCAGCGCACCCTCGAACGGGTCGCCGAGGTGCGGCATCCGGTGCGAGTCGGTGCGAGCGAGGTGAGCGAGGCCGACTACGCCCGCTTTCTCGACGCGATCGGCGAGCACACCGATGCCCGCGATCCCGAGCGCCCGGCGACGGGCGTGACGTTCGCCCGGGCCCGGGAGTACGCCGCTTGGGTGGGCGGGCGGCTGCCCACCGAGGACGAGTGGCAGCTTGCAGCATCCGATCCCGCGTTCCACCGCCGCAGCCCGGAGGTGTGGAACTGGACCGAGTCGGAGCACTCCGACGGGCGCACCCGATTCGTCATGCTGAAAGGCGGCAGCGCCCACCGCAGCGAGGGGTCGGACTGGTACGTCGACGGCGGCGTGCAGATCCCGGAGTTCGCGCTCAAGCTCCTGTTGCCGGGCCTCGGCAAGGACGCCTCGCCCTCGATCGGATTCCGCGTGTGCTGGGAGGAGCGGCCATGACCCCGCTCGACGGGCTGCGCGTCATCGACGCCTCGACGCTGTTCGCGGGGCCCATGGCCGCGATGCACCTCGGAGACATGGGGGCCGAGGTGGTCAAGGTCGAGCATCCGACCCGCCCGGATCCCGCCCGCGGACACGGGCCGAGCAAGGACGGGCAGAACCTGTGGTGGAAGACGCTGGGGCGCAACAAGCGGACCGTCGCGATCGACCTGCACACGGATGATGGACGTGAGGCGTTCCTGCGCCTTGCTCGCACCGCGGACGTCGTCGTCGAGAACTTCCGTCCGGGAACCCTCGAGCGCTGGGGTCTCGGGTACGACGAACTGTCGGCCGAGAACCCGGGCCTGGTGCTCGCCCGCG
Protein-coding sequences here:
- a CDS encoding LacI family DNA-binding transcriptional regulator, which translates into the protein MVRVTITQVAARAGVSVASASRALNGLIASPETAAKVRAAARELGYVADATAQSLKRGRTLQLGYAVADIGNPVYVEMMAAIEQVVSASGYRLLLSSTGTGSSSVDVVRDLGRGYVDGLILSPLRVTDELLTALAAAPIPFVVLGRLPASAAFDTVRADSPTAMRLVVDHLVGEGRRDIVFVNGPADTTPGAMRRDGFIAAARAYDELRTRHVDAADFTIAAGYDAALPLLDRPDRPEAVVAANDLIGVGVLRAAEDLGLRVPSDLAVTGLDNTELAEVVRPGLTSVDLGAKERGRAAAEMLLARIADSARPPQSVTVPPALVVRGSSSASAPSALRRLDPLDEERAHG
- a CDS encoding carbohydrate ABC transporter permease; the protein is MTTLERTKASSRPPRVRTIGPRARAQRTEAIALVAPALLPIIIFSVIPLVSGVLLGFTDATLARNAEVGFVGLDNFVELAGDRRFWQSFGIGVVWAGSVALLTLVSAMGLALLLNSNLRLKGLTRVLALIPWAMPPVVIAIVWRMIYNPNSGPLNGVLGWLGIPGVNWLGDFSTALPAVIVVGVWAGIPQTTVLLLAGMQSIAPEQHEAAAVDGAGAGRRFWHVTLPALRPVIIAVTALDFIWQFNSFGLIYVLTEGGPGGRTMIPPLFTYLEAFRNREIGYASAMGNVLVVAILVILSLYLINQFRQNKGARS
- a CDS encoding carbohydrate ABC transporter permease, producing MTAKRPLYATVLMYLALASYLIFLGFPLLWLLSASFKSTRELNSLAVNLIPQQWDFGNYIAALERQNLITAAGNSMLVSIVTMIVAVLLSMPMAYALARLKGRLRAAGTVWILVSQVFPTILIIIPLFLVLRSLQLNDTLFGLILVYVTFTMPFTLWMLQGYVAAIPPELEEAAEMDGAGRFTILRTVILPLLVPGLVATAMFTFVSAWNEFFLALVLIQSPELYTLPIALRSFLGAEGQTQLGPLAAGAILATIPSLIIFGILQKKLTGGMLAGAVKG
- a CDS encoding ABC transporter substrate-binding protein, which produces MRRIRGIGAVAFVGIAAIALAGCQQGSANSGGTDGDVVTLQFQSLSDQPATQAAISEIVDAWNAEHDDVQVKIIQAGWDGTYDKLITQFSGGTAPDIIHFEASSIVSFAADGYLADLTDLIDPDLKSDISDGIWESVTHDGQIVAYPSTLQSYMAFANADLLAEAGVEVPTGDTMTWEQLQQIAKATTTADHYGLGWGLGSPTATIMSLSLGFDGGYFDGEGDDVTVEVGDDELAVPERIHEMAYTDRSIDPTSLTQSGSDVLPSFYGGKVALTVQGSFQAANIAADAPEGLNWVALPPLEGSAGAVQAANPQTYSVNIDSEHVDESAEFLNFFMDGENLAKIAYADALIPSSGAARTQVAELAGDDAAWQQVLASGEGLEGPPFLKVSKYTEWKDTIATPAFQQYLADQIDRDELAAQLTDGWADVAG
- a CDS encoding ADP-ribosylglycohydrolase family protein, which translates into the protein MDVLHDRVAAVLAGAAVGDALGGATEGWTPEQIEERHGGRVEGIVGPFLPDWRTARPIAPYHKGDGHVTDDTLMTHALIEVYAKQRRHLDAYDVASDLVPLMMGERRWIPELEDEALILQRVFLAEKWLVTKLHYGHADPREAGVGNVVNCGATMYMAPVGLVHIGDPRGAYAEAIDITGAHQWSYGREAAGVFAAAIAASAVPGATVDDVRRAVLDVAHDGTAAAIRAVFDAVDAFRASGGSDEPRELGRVVRAAVRPFDTVGDAYRSPAMDARLPSRTKAIEELPVALGFVVAHDGDLRAAVLDAVNYGRDSDSIATMAGAICGGLHGGAAVPEQWLSEVVTASRLDFDGVVTTMVEVVRDVARADAERAAARAEALSVLLSAEAVA
- a CDS encoding ADP-ribosylglycohydrolase family protein gives rise to the protein MRLTWAQPEDLVPAEFAALREQGVPDHELSAIERRWADAGGATVLAPSGASATPASAEVRAEARRVLDELQTLQRPSADEPDDWATIVALLPAPAKPDGAGGGASFDRVHGAWLGRSAGCLLGKPVEKIPRAGIEQIARATGNWPIRGYFTAQGLPTEVAKRWPWNRRSAPTSLVENIDGMPEDDDLNFPILALDLLEQHGGALTTDHVAEAWLAALPAGRVFTAERAAYRNILDARPVPETATHRNPFREWIGALIRADVHGWAHPGDVRAAAHSAWIDARLSHTRNGLYGAMWAAALCAASLVADSMDDVLDAADAIVPPASRLARAVRFGRETGRALASGELTTADSLDALHAEYECMHWVHTLNNAALTACALQAHGRDFGSAVALAVAGGWDTDSVGATVGSVVGGLVGSDDIDPAWTAPLHDRIATSMPGGPHRSIRELAERTASLAEETS
- a CDS encoding ribokinase; translated protein: MSVVVVGSINQDIVARVARIPAPGETLLAESLVRSGGGKGANQAVGARRAGGADVAFVGAVGTDAAGETLRSALVTDGIDVSGLLRVDGVTGTALISVDAHGENAIVVAAGANAARDTLTDTQRAAVASATVVLTQLEIPVALVRDAAAARADGAWHVLNAAPSAPFASARAELLAATDVLVVNEHEAREAAGADDLDEAVGALAAAVGVLVVTLGARGCLVVCGTDRAEVPAYAVTPVDTTGAGDTFCGVLAAALAASGRRPDTVDLDLLVDAARAGAAASALAVTRPGAQDAVPTSDEVVAFQKENQP
- a CDS encoding SUMF1/EgtB/PvdO family nonheme iron enzyme → MSGGFDPLVPRGIDLPTPVPLDVDVRSGDAAAVLDDAKIFVAPTDPADLDAWRAQLTAWREGARARHGVPTRYDDPESAWASRCFTVAQVWLWDELFFDFDAQRFTPERFLADARRRFGGLDGIVLWHAYPVIGIDDRNQWDFYAVPGLAEAAQALRAAGVAVFVDYNPWDVGTRRSGDDATELAATVRRLAADGVFLDTLRKADPDLVAALDAARPGIGLEGESKLATERIADHTLSWAQWFADSEVPGVLRARWFERRHMQHHIRRWHRDHAEELRSAWLNGVGVMVWEVVFGVWVGWNDRDAATLRRMLPVQRGMHRWLVEGEWTPLAVHEAPVFGSAFELDGVTLLCLVNTSGADVEVGLEPGGRYVPLHEAADEVTSVTVPAGGVAAVVRMSAETAEPAPVAEVRAALRDESPAADASFPHRRARRLAAPVWTGPRSDAAASEDVSTVTVPRGSRVLTVRFRARETGMYEGAPYVDEWKPLPPRLHDQRTLERVAEVRHPVRVGASEVSEADYARFLDAIGEHTDARDPERPATGVTFARAREYAAWVGGRLPTEDEWQLAASDPAFHRRSPEVWNWTESEHSDGRTRFVMLKGGSAHRSEGSDWYVDGGVQIPEFALKLLLPGLGKDASPSIGFRVCWEERP